A window from Citrus sinensis cultivar Valencia sweet orange chromosome 3, DVS_A1.0, whole genome shotgun sequence encodes these proteins:
- the LOC112496726 gene encoding MDIS1-interacting receptor like kinase 2-like: MALIAIFILRKRNSDSGDRQSSNQNPQGLFSILNLEGKLVYDEIVRATNDFDAENCIGNGGHGSVYRAELPSGEVVAVKKFHSPLSCDQIADQKEFLTEVKALTETRHRNIVKFYGFCSHARHSFLVYEFLERGSLAAILSSDAAAQELDWSQRMNAIKGVADALSYLHHDCFPPIVHRDISSKNLLLDLEYEAHVADFGIAKFLMPDSSNWTEFAGTYGYVAPELAYTMKITEKCDVYSFGVLVLEVIKGKHPRDFLSSISSSSLNTDIELDEMLDPRLPAPSRSVQEKLISIMEVAFSCLNKSPESRPTMKIVSQQLRT, encoded by the exons ATGGCGTTGATAGCAATTTTCATTCTTCGAAAGCGGAATTCAGACTCAGGAGACCGACAAAGTAGCAACCAGAACCCTCAGGGATTGTTTTCTATATTGAATTTGGAAGGGAAACTTGTGTACGATGAAATTGTTAGAGCAACAAATGATTTTGATGCCGAGAATTGCATTGGAAATGGTGGACACGGAAGTGTTTATAGAGCTGAGCTACCATCTGGGGAAGTCGTAGCTGTTAAGAAATTTCACTCACCACTCTCATGTGATCAGATTGCAGATCAAAAAGAATTCTTGACCGAAGTTAAGGCCTTGACAGAGACTCGACATCGAAACATTGTGAAGTTTTATGGATTTTGCTCACATGCCCGACACTCTTTTTTGGTCTATGAATTTCTTGAAAGGGGTAGCTTGGCTGCGATCTTGAGCAGTGATGCAGCAGCACAAGAACTGGATTGGAGTCAGAGAATGAATGCAATCAAAGGCGTAGCTGATGCCTTGTCTTACTTGCACCATGACTGCTTTCCTCCCATCGTCCATCGAGACATATCAAGTAAGAACTTGTTGCTGGATTTGGAATATGAAGCTCATGTTGCAGACTTTGGAATTGCTAAGTTTCTGATGCCAGACTCGTCCAACTGGACTGAATTTGCAGGCACATACGGATACGTTGCACCAG AGCTTGCTTACACAATGAAGATCACAGAGAAATGCGATGTGTACAGTTTTGGAGTGTTAGTGTTGGAAGTGATCAAAGGGAAGCATCCAagagattttctttcttcGATTTCATCTTCATCCCTCAACACGGATATAGAACTTGATGAAATGTTGGACCCGCGTCTTCCAGCTCCATCACGCAGTGTTCAAGAAAAACTGATATCAATCATGGAGGTTGCGTTTTCATGTTTAAATAAGAGTCCGGAGTCTAGACCAACTATGAAGATAGTCAGTCAACAATTACGGACTTAA